The Thermomicrobiales bacterium genomic interval GCTCACGACGAAGTCCTGCTTTTGCAGGGTCGCGACCCGGCTCGCCCGGATGACCTGTACTGGTTTACCGTCGGCGGCGGCGTCGAGCCGGGCGAGGATCTGCGAGAAGCTGCTCAGCGTGAGCTCGCCGAAGAGACCGGCCTGGTCGTGGCGCAGGATGCGTTCATCGGCCCATATCACGTTGGTCTGCGACCCTACACCTATGACGGTTTGCATTACATCGGTCGAGGTCACTTTTTTGCCGTCGAAATGGACGACGCTCATGTCGTGTTCGACGGTCTCGTGCCGGGAGAGGTCGGCAACGTCCTTGCCT includes:
- a CDS encoding NUDIX domain-containing protein encodes the protein MPKTPPGATHLNPIERETARIFPVNAHDEVLLLQGRDPARPDDLYWFTVGGGVEPGEDLREAAQRELAEETGLVVAQDAFIGPYHVGLRPYTYDGLHYIGRGHFFAVEMDDAHVVFDGLVPGEVGNVLAFGWWLPTAMRSIFLSNPQLRDLAEMAVGLVRRERGRRAESAGIATLEGTPHS